A window of Salmo trutta chromosome 33, fSalTru1.1, whole genome shotgun sequence genomic DNA:
cacacctgttaattgaaatgcattccaggtgactacctcatgaagctggttgggagaatgccaagagtgtgcaaagctgtcatcaagaaaaaggatggctatttgaagaatatcaaatataaaataaattatttgttcaacacttctttttgtttactacatgtttccatatgtgttatttcatagttttgacatcttcaccattattctacaatgtagaaaatggtaaaaagaaagaaaaacccttgaatgacaagatgttctaaaacctttgaccggtagtgtacctaTGACTTTGGAAGGAGGAAGGAAACCACATTAACAGCCTTGTTGTTAACAGGATAGATGTTTCAAGTGAATCAGGCTGCCAGTTCTTCCAGGTTAATGTCTTTATCGCCACTGGAAGACTGTCAGTGATTTGATAATAGTTTGTGATAATGATATAAAGGGAAACACAATACTGTCCATTGAAAAAGATAAGCTAAATACCATCCTACCTCCCCAATGGAGCCATCCAAAATGCATTCAAATTGACTTACTGATTAATGTATGTGTTGTGAATTACTGTACATTTTGGAATTTCCAATATTGGAGTACTACTCTCACAAGCCCAGAAGACTTTCAGGGGATTTCCTTTCTCAGGGGAAGCACAATCACTGATAGCCTTACTGCCTTTGTCTCCATCTACAGGGCACTACTCACTACACATTAAGTCTTTCAATGAGGCATTTTTGATGAGGAATAAAAATCACTTGACCTCAAAATGAAAAACATTAGGCAGTTTTAATTCCAATTTcagatatgtattattatttttttttttaagacattAAATAATAACTTGCCATAGAATACCTTTAAAAAGTTGACAAAGACATGTAAACATAGTTCCAAATATTGTGTTGTTGGTTGAGAACTTGAGGGTCAGGTTGTTAGAGTGGGGTCGTTATTGTCCTTTGCCTGAGACGTCCCAGTTCCCACACTCAGCAGCAAAAAAGGCAGCCAAACCAGGGTGCAGACCTGGTTTGGGAGAGGTCAATGGGGTACACTTCCTGGCTTGCCTCCAGAACCTCCCGGGTCAGTCTCCATGACAGGCCTCCCTTCCAGCGCAGCAGGGCTGGAAGGTGCTCAGCAGCACTACAACAGAGATAAACATTTATCAATACATAATATTGGAGATATCAAGCCTGTACTCAAGCTAATCCTTATGTAATAAAATTACATTCAATGCTGTGGACCATGCAGACTTTGGAAACCCTGTGGTATACTCTGTTTTACCTTGTACTGCCGTAGTCCCTCAGTATCTCACTGACTGTTATCTTGAGACGTTCAATGTCGCTGCACTCCAGCACTTCTCTCACTTTAATCAGTATGATGTGCCACTGTTTAACATCAGGATTCTGATAAAAATAACTAATGTCAGTAGAAGAATGTTGACCTTTTAAAGTAATTACACATTCTGAGAAGAACCAGCTGCATCTTATCAGGTAGAAAGGAGGCATTTATAGTAATTGGTGTACAACAGGACTAGCTTTTTCACCAGGCCTGAGAAGATGGAGTGAAGGAGCTCGGCATCATGCATCACTCTTTTGTTCACATAATCCCATCTCTTCACCAGCTTCCCATGGTTACTCTGCACCAGGTGTTGAAGGTACAGAAGGGTGATGGACTGATAGGCTTTGTTAATCACAGTCTGCAGAGAGAAGGGACAGAgatgtataaaataatatactggaaagaacaagagagaggtGTTGAGTATTTCACATTACAGTTTCGTTATAAGAATGTAATAGgaggggcctcccgggtggcgcagtggtctgtgccaccagagattctgggtttgtgtccaggctctgtcgcagccgaccACGactgggaggcccatggggcggcgcacaattggcccagcgtcatccgggttagggagggtttggccggcagggatatccttgtctcatcgcgcactagcgactcctgtggtgggctgggcgcagtgcacactgaccaggtcgccaggtgtccggtgtttcctccgacacattggtgcggctggcttccgggttggatgggcattgtgtcaagaagcagtgcggcttggttgggttgtgtttcggaggacgcatggctctcgaccttcacctctcccgagtccgtacgggagttgcagcgatgagacaagactgtaactactacaaattggataccacgaaattggggagaaaaaagggggtaaaaaaaagaaTGTAATAGGAATGCTCTCAGATGTGAACAGTGAACACACCTTTTGTGTGTCCTTGTCTTTGGGAAGGTCTTGGAAAATAAATGTAATCTCTTTCATTAGATTTTCCATTTGTTCATCCTCTCTTTTGAAATACTTCTTCAAGGAAATCTGGGGACCACAAAACATTGTAACACCGTCCAGTTTCCCTTAATGGTTTCAAGATAATTAAGATTACAAAATGAATGTGTTTCTAGGATGAAGTTCATATTGGAAGTGGGAACTTGTGGATTTTGAACAGATAGGCTTGTCTTGCTATAGTATTTCTATTCAGCTGGCGGGGAAATTAACCTGTGCAAGTTGAAATGGTTTTTCCAGGAGAAGCTTCCAAGAAAGAGCTTCCAACCCCTTAAGTGTTGAAATGGTTTTAACACAGTCTAAGCTTGTGTCATCTTTGGCAATCCTTGAAATATACAACCTGCAACAGATACATAATCATTTATAATCATAATGATTATCATGATTCAACAACAATACATGAGATTGATTTCATAGCATAAGAAGAAAATATAAAACTTACTTGAGTTCATTGCAGGTGTTGAAAGTCTTAAAGAAGTGCATTGTACTTGACGTGCTCATTCCTGCTTGTTTCTGAAGGTGCTTCTTTTCAACATTGACATACCTGCACAGTTCAGCACAATAAGCACATTCATTCAACATTTTGCCTGGTCTCGGTGCATTACCAGACAAACAGCAAGACAATGAAACAGTAGTGTGGTACTAAGAAAAGGTGACAACTACCTTTCCACGAAGTCCTGTAGCTCTTGCCAACAGACTATTTGGACCTTGCGCATCAGAGTTTGGCTCATCATCTTTGCTTTCTGGAGAACAGCATTGATGCACTATGTAGAGGAGGAAGAGTCACATTGAGAGAAATGGCTTATTATAGATTTACAGTGATACACTTTATTATCTCTTTACACATCACTGCTGGTTGAAGTACCTGAATGACATCCAGATGCAGTTTGATAAAGGCCTCCTCTCCAGAGACACACACCTCTCTACCTGACTCCTCGTTCTGAAGGATCCTCCTCAGTGATGTGGAGGTGTCCTCCTACAATGGGTCAGAAAGAGAGACTGAAATACGTAAAATCTTCACAGGAACTTCATGGGTTATTATCaaataaaatatgtttaaaaaTCAATACATGATAGAAATCTAGCCCTCAAGAagtgtgcttgttttgagatgaCATCACATCACCTATAGGTGATTCACCTGCACAGTGGCCAGGAGTTTCTTCTCAGCTTGTGGGATCCAGTCTGTCAGAAGGAGAAGGTCAACTGCATGTAGAGCCTCATCCCAGATGTCGGGGTGTCCTAGCAGCTCCTCACTAGAAAAACAACCCAGAAAATGTATGCCATTACTGCTTTAGTATCAGAATCAGTACTACACCATCACAGcgagagtgaatgagagagagagagagagagtgtgcaggTGGGACAGAGTACCTCAAGTATGTGTGTAGTACCCAGTCAAGAACTGTGAAGGCCTCTTTTTTTGTGTTGACATGCTGAAGGATCTGCTGTAGACAGTCAAACATACGCTGATGATAGCAAGCAATCAAATGCTTCAGCAACTGAGCCTCTTTGAGCAGGGGTGCCAACCTCAGAAGCTCCCCTTGCACAGTTATTTGCACCTTTATCAGGTAGCCCTCCAGCTGATTCACAGTGATCCTTGCTGGCAGTTTGGGGAAGTGTTTGTCCACAGATGCTTCAATAAGATGAAAGTACATCTGGTGCAAGACTTCTGGGTGTGTATCGTCCTTCTTCTGAGCCTCATGGCACATAATCTCTTCCGGTGGCCCCTCCAAATTAGCTTCAAGTCTCTCTTGAGGGACAACATGGCTGACCCTCAAAGCTTCTGCAAGTACACTGAGCAACGACTGTCCCTTCTCCTGACCCCCCTGATTGTCCAACTCCTGATGGTTGTTAAAAACATTCTCCATGTAGGGATTCTCATACCCCAAATTCCCGGTTTGGTCCTCTTCTGTGAATAATACCAATAATGCAATGCATTTGAATGAATACAGTGCTccaaaaaaatatgcaaaagacCATTATAACACCATTCATGTATTCTTAGTTTATTCATTATAAATTGAATACTGTTTGTTTTGGTCATGCTattaaaataacacatttatCCCAACAAATGTAGACATATCTTCTTGCTTATGGAACAAACATGATGAATGACAAAAACTCAGACAAACAATAGATagaccataataataataataatctggaTCTCACCATCTGTAGGCAGTGTACTGTTCTTAATCAGAGGACTCACGTCCTCTCTCCCCAATGGCTTACTCTTTCTGCTCATGAAGATGAATTTCTTCATGGTTTTCTTCTGGTTTGATTGCCTGACAAACTGATTGCCACAAAAGTGACCACTGCTGAACTCAACTGGTCCTTAGTCAGAATCCAAGTAGGTGGATATGATGATGGAATATCTTGAGAGGATGTAGCAAGTACATGTACAGTAGTCCAAATGAGGAATACTGTAAGTCACAGTTTGTCAACCAACCACCAATATCCATACAATTGGCCGTTTACGAAACTATATAGAGTGGTGCTGGAGCAGGGAATTCCCCATTTTCTGATTAGAGACACCACAGTGTTGCTTTCAGTTTCTGTGGCTGCATTGTATTGTCCTGTACACCATATACCATTACATGTTGAACAATACACTCATTGTGAAGACTTTTTTAGGAGAATCCTGTTAATAGACCAACTGATCTGTTAAATGGACTAAGGTAGACATGCTGGAGGTTATAGTCTGAACAAATTTGCATTATGCAGCACTTGCCTAACTGGGTGATGGTATGAATCAACTGTTTTGAATTCCCCAAAACTTTCCCAGGTCGGGAACATTTTCAAAGT
This region includes:
- the LOC115172500 gene encoding exocyst complex component 3-like protein isoform X1 — encoded protein: MKKFIFMSRKSKPLGREDVSPLIKNSTLPTDEEDQTGNLGYENPYMENVFNNHQELDNQGGQEKGQSLLSVLAEALRVSHVVPQERLEANLEGPPEEIMCHEAQKKDDTHPEVLHQMYFHLIEASVDKHFPKLPARITVNQLEGYLIKVQITVQGELLRLAPLLKEAQLLKHLIACYHQRMFDCLQQILQHVNTKKEAFTVLDWVLHTYLSEELLGHPDIWDEALHAVDLLLLTDWIPQAEKKLLATVQEDTSTSLRRILQNEESGREVCVSGEEAFIKLHLDVIQCINAVLQKAKMMSQTLMRKVQIVCWQELQDFVERYVNVEKKHLQKQAGMSTSSTMHFFKTFNTCNELKLYISRIAKDDTSLDCVKTISTLKGLEALSWKLLLEKPFQLAQISLKKYFKREDEQMENLMKEITFIFQDLPKDKDTQKTVINKAYQSITLLYLQHLVQSNHGKLVKRWDYVNKRVMHDAELLHSIFSGLNPDVKQWHIILIKVREVLECSDIERLKITVSEILRDYGSTSAAEHLPALLRWKGGLSWRLTREVLEASQEVYPIDLSQTRSAPWFGCLFCC
- the LOC115172500 gene encoding exocyst complex component 3-like protein isoform X2, whose protein sequence is MKKFIFMSRKKEDQTGNLGYENPYMENVFNNHQELDNQGGQEKGQSLLSVLAEALRVSHVVPQERLEANLEGPPEEIMCHEAQKKDDTHPEVLHQMYFHLIEASVDKHFPKLPARITVNQLEGYLIKVQITVQGELLRLAPLLKEAQLLKHLIACYHQRMFDCLQQILQHVNTKKEAFTVLDWVLHTYLSEELLGHPDIWDEALHAVDLLLLTDWIPQAEKKLLATVQEDTSTSLRRILQNEESGREVCVSGEEAFIKLHLDVIQCINAVLQKAKMMSQTLMRKVQIVCWQELQDFVERYVNVEKKHLQKQAGMSTSSTMHFFKTFNTCNELKLYISRIAKDDTSLDCVKTISTLKGLEALSWKLLLEKPFQLAQISLKKYFKREDEQMENLMKEITFIFQDLPKDKDTQKTVINKAYQSITLLYLQHLVQSNHGKLVKRWDYVNKRVMHDAELLHSIFSGLNPDVKQWHIILIKVREVLECSDIERLKITVSEILRDYGSTSAAEHLPALLRWKGGLSWRLTREVLEASQEVYPIDLSQTRSAPWFGCLFCC